tttcaaaatattgtatagaaTGGAAGTTGCATGTAAACTTAGAAAAAACAAAGGTTATGGTTTGTTCTACCAGGAAAACAAAGATCAATTATGGATTTTATTATAACAATTCTACTATAGATGTAACTGATAagtacaaatatcttggtataaTTTTTCAATCAAATGGCAATTTAAAACATGCCTGTGAGGATCTTGCTGctagagccagaaaagcttactttgcCTTGAAGCGTAAACTACCTTTTGGCTCTGATCTCTCACCAAACTTGTGGTTAAAACTATATGAATCAATTATTGTCCCAATTTTAACATACTCCTCAGAAATTTGGATCTCTGACTTTAATGCAAaccccaataattttgataaaactccttttgaaaaaattcagaattttatcTTGAAAAACATCTTAGGTGTACATAATAAAGCTTCAAACTTGGCAACAAAGATGGAATTAGGTGTTCTCCCTATTCATGCCAAAATATACCAGCTTGCTATTAAATACTACTCTAGATTGGAAAATTTAGCAAaatctaatgataatcacaatgTTTTACTAAGGAATGCTTACTTGGAAGATGTACACTTGGCtagtgaaaatgaaaaatgcTGGCAAACTTgtatacaagaggcccaagggcctagaatcgctcttctgataaattgtacaaccccaccatttctattcttagcctcttagtattctaaatctttagttaaatcctaagaattcaaaaaaagtaggtcaatgtgacctactttttggtttacacattttgagaacccaagaaatatcaactgacaaagtttgatgattttaagccaattagtatctgaatattgaaatatagctgtcaaattccaatcgtaggtcatggtgacctactttctggtcagcgaactccgaacatgcaagacccatcaactgacaaagtttgatgactgtaggtcaaatagtatctgaaatatataaatatagccgtccaattccaaaagtaggtcaaggtgacctactttttggtcaacaccctttgaacatgcaagacgcatcaactgacaaagtttgatgactgtaggtcaaatagtatctgaaatatataaatataggtgtccaattccaaaagtaggtcaagttgacctactttttggtcgaaaccctttgaacatgcaagacccatcaactgacaaagtttgatgactgtaggtcaaatagtatttgaaatatataaatatagccgtcaaattccaaaagtaggtcaaggtgacctactttttggtcgacacactccattgactcaagatgcatcaactgtcaaagtttgatgattgtaggtcaattagtgactgaaatatataaatataactgtcaaataccaaaagtaggtcacagtgacctactttttggtcgatacactccgaagactcaagatgcatcaactgacaaagtttgatgattgtaggtcaaatagtgtctgaaatatagtaatttagctgtcaaataccaaaagtaggtcacggtgacttactttttggtcgacacaaaccgaagactgaagacgcatcaactgacaaagtttgatgatcctaggttttacagtgcccaaaatatgcatttaaaattgaaaatgtgaaatttgaatatctgtaaaattcaaaaagtaggtcactgtgacctacttttttataaatatgtttcaaggcctcaagatgcatcaacttacaagatttgatgattctaaacctctcggtatttgaaataacaacttaaaatatatctataaatgataagccataaaattcagaaagtaggtcacggtgacctattttttagttgacgcatttcaaggtcccatgatccaccaactgacaagttttgatgatcataggcttcaaagtgtccaagatatgcatcaaaattaattttaaaataaatacctgcaaaattcaaaaagtaggtcaccatgacctacatttgagacaacttgacacaaggtcctaagatgcatcaactgtcaaaatttgatgatcctagtccttataatgactaaaatatctaagattcaaggaatttaaaaaaatttttaatttaggtcaactttgaagtgaccttgagaccatgccctttgccccagggtaatgccttgaacaatttttaatctacaacatatcctcatccttatgtgtaagtttggtgataatctgccctgtggttcttgagaagaagattttttagcaaccactacttttgtttgtattttcctgattatctccccttgttaaagggtcacatccctttatttagtatgtatgaaagcccttgggccaatgataccctgtaacaaatttgaaaaaaattggccaaggggttcttgagttatagccctttttctaaaaagtttacgcacaccgcacaccgcacaaatggccatagcattagctctttgagcctttggctcagaagagctaaaaatcaatacaaaagatgttaaatgttaacgttgacactgaatgtaaaatgtttattcctaaacttaaaaaattctttgaaaataaattcttttctgaACTTCAACATATTAACAACACTCAAAGTGGTAAGCTCTcattttatagtacattattCAACCATGATGTTATGAAACTAGAAATCCAACCATATTTATGTCTTCCACTTCCTAAGAATTTAGTTTCTTATCTTACCAAATTAAGAATAAGTGCACATAAGTTGTATGTAGAAACAGGTTGAtattgtaatcctgtcattcctagagaaaatagattttgttttcattgtcaaactattgttgaagatgaaaaacattttttacttgattgtcctgtgtatgaacatattagaaaaatgcattcaaaactactagatattaataccttattttgtttactaaatccacataaccttgtatctacaaaacaaacctgtctatacatcagagactgttttaatgttagaaataagttttcaacagtttgatattttgtaatgtatcaatatatatgtgtatctatgtatggctaacaacacattcttatataatgtgctttagtgccaataaagaattgaattgaattgaattaaaagcttcctgacacagtgcagattcaagtttattcaaatcatggttcctgggggtaggatggagccacaataggggatcaaagttttacatagaaatatatagggaaaatcttcagataagggccaaggtgactcaggtaagcgatatgggcctcttgtttaaagttTGTGATcttgggagtttgacctacttttaagaaaatgtaatatattttaaaaatatctcctgaactttgtgaccttgaagtttgactttctttaaacaagaggcccatgggccacatcgctcacctgagtcaccttgacccatattatattacatatataaaaattttccttatataatcacatgtaaaactttgatccctattgtggccccaacctactcctggggggccttgatttttacaaacctgaatctgcatcATGTtggaaagctttcatgtatatgtaaacttttctggcccagtgattattcatcagaagatttttaatgattttccctttatgtatgtaaaagtttgacccccctattgtggtcccatgttacccccagggaccatgatttttacaaacttgaatctgcactatttcgggaagttttcatgcaaattaatgtaaacttctttggcccaatggttcttgagattttaaacgattttccctatatatttgtatgtaaaatgttgcccccctaatgtggccccatccttcccccaggggccatgattttaacagacttgaatctacactatgtaaggaagccaatttgattaaaaccagatcttcaatccgctcctctattgGCCATGTTGCGTTGAACACGACATGGCCAATAGAGGAGCGGAATGAAGATCTGGTTTAAATCAGATTGTAAGGAAGCCTTCATATAAATTGCTACTCTCCTGGCCTAGAAAacctttaaagattttccttatataattgTAAAAATTGTAtccccttattgtggccccatcctaccccatgtgtgccataagtttaagaaacttgaatctgcactatgttaggaagctttcatgtaaatctcggcttttctggctcagtggttcttgagaaaaagacttttaaaagattttccttaaatgtatgtaaaaatttgatcccctattgtggccccatcctacccccaggggccatgattttaacaaactttaatctgcactatgtcaggaagctttcatgtaaatttcagctcttctggcccagtggttcttgagaagatttttaaatgaccccaccctatttttgtgattatatcccctttgaagggtgcatggcccttcatttaaacaaagttgaaagccctttacccaaggatgcttttggccaggtttggtttaaattggcccagtggttctggagaagaattaAGTCGAAAATGTCAAAAGTTGACGGACAataggcaatcagaaaagctcacttgagctttcagctcaggtgagctaaaacaactgacctattcaatatctcttgaactatttaagaatagaactttcatatttgtatatgtaGTTTTCTTAATGCAAgttctttcatttcttgtaacCATGGGGttaactgtagctctctgaaaaaaaattgtgacgGAACAGAAATCGGTGCATAGGGTATGAACATGCAAGTGGCATGTTATTGGTGAAtgttgtttcaaataaaaagcCATGACAGTTCTGCCAATATGCCTTTGAGTATTTTTTCAGGTAAGAGGTGGTTAAAATAAGTAAAGAACAAATTAAGATAAAATCTATTGACATCAGCTTCATTCAATGACATTTGCATTGTATTGTTTAGTTTTAGGAATTTCGACATAAAAATAACTTAttaaatatctcttgaactatttcaGGAAGGGCTTTaggattttgtatatatacatgtgaattctttatggcaagatcttGTGATACCAtagtatttgaccttgtgatcttggagtatgacctacttttaaataatcttacctattcaatatctcttgACGAATCTTTGGAAATGCCAAAACACTGgtcaaaattatataaaaatggCTAAACAGTACTAagccaatctgactaaagtacaatCGACCTTTATTATAAATCAGATTGGaactaagaaaaaaaaaatactttctAACGTCCATAGTGGTTTGACCTTAATTAtcacctaaaattcaataggggtcatctcctCCTTTGGATGTACCATTGTACCAAGCTGGACATTTGTTAAGCAATGGGTCcacaagatattgagtggaaaaTATCTTCTTGTGTCCAGAGTACATTGACCCTTGTCCAATGTGagctcaaaatcaataggggttatctactcctaaagatgtaccaagtttggtgtctgtcaaacaaagggttttcaaaatattgattggacaatatcttcccatgtccagagtggactgaccttgtgacctcataATCATTAGAGGTCATCTATGTAATAATTGTGTTCGTAATATGGACTGGCCTCAGACACTAAGAAGGGCCAAtctgtatggagcgccaaattaacataaactcaaataattgaagatatcttcaattatttgaagatatcatcaattcatttgatgcgcgcaacgattgaattaaagatctcttcaaataattaatgatatcttcaattctgaattattgcgcgcattaattgaattgatgatagcattaattcttcagctgaattgatgcgcgctttaattgaattaatgatctcttcaaataaattaatgatatcaacaattgaattgatgcgcactacaattcaattgaagagagcaataattgatatactgcgcgcattaaatcaattgatgagagcaataattgaattgatgcgcgcattaattcatttgatgagagcaataattgatttaatgagcgcattaattcaattattgttctcttcaattgaattaatgatatctttaattcatttgaagagagcaataattcttttagagagaacaactatataattaaagatatcttcaattcaacatatccacaattgaattaatgatatctttaattgaattgttgctctctttaaaagaattgatgcgcgcattaattccttatacaaaagcattgtaaatgatttaaagatatcttcaattgaattaaagagatcatcaaattatttaaaccgagctctaaatcaattattgcgagcaatatttctacgaaattgatgctctcatcaattgaatttaagagagcaataattgaattaatgcgtgcattaaatcaattattgctctcattaattcagttgatgcgtgcattaattcaattgatgagagcaatagttGAATTGAAgagtgcattaattcatttgatgagagcaataattgatttaatgcgcgcattaattcaattaaagagagcagtaattgaattgatgatatcttcaaataattgaagatatcttcaattatttgagtttatgttaatttggcgctccatacaccCCAGCTATGGATAATGCACAACCCCCATGCAGAGAAACCAGTTTGGGCTTTTACAAGATAGCTACAGTCATTCAGGCGACTTATTATATGGCCAGGTTTCCGTAACTTGGAATCCTGCTGAAATCGAATATTTTCACCTTCAGTTAATGGCAACAACTCATGGCTTGACCTATTGTAAGTCTTTGAGGTCTTATCCTTACTGTTCTGCATATTTACAGCAACCTTATGATGGTCTAGAACCTTTGGGGCAAGCTGGGAGGGCAGTACAGGTAATATTGACCTAAGCTGTCGACCTTGCAATAACTCAGCAGGGGAGTAACCTAAGTTGTCGATAGGTGTGTTTCGATATGTCAAGATCCCTAGGTGGGGGTTGCTTTTGTTACCCTTAGACTACTGAAATATTCTTTTGATAGTTTGGACAGTTCTTTCGGCTGTTCCATTTGATTGAGGGTATTTTGGACTGGAAGTATCATGGTTAAACCCATAATCTGAAGCAAAATTGGTGAATTCCGAGGAGTTGTATTGGGGCCCGTTGTCAGACACTACTTTTTTGGGTATGCCAAATCTTGAGAAGATTGACTTCATTTGCTTTACAATGAATTTATTAGTGGTTGTACTAAGGTGGGTCACTTCAAAGTAACGGCTGTAGTAATCTACTACAATCAAATAATCCTTCTCATCCCATTGGAACAAGTCTGTGGCAACTACTTGCCACGGGTAGTCAGGTGTTGGGTGGGGGTTAAGGGATTCTTTGGGGTTTGAATTTCTATAAGACAAACACTGCGGGCAACTAGATACAAGTTTTTGTACATCAGTATGGAGACCAGGCCAAAATAGGACAGTACAAGCTCTACGGAGGGTCTTCTCGACGCCTGCATGACCTATGTGGAGGCTGTCTAGTATTTGGTTACGGAGTGACCTTGGGATAAGAATCTTATGACCTTTTAGCACAAGTCCATCTATGTAGGACAATTCATCTCTGTAGTTCCAAAATTCTATAAGAGAGGAGTCACACGACTTCCTTTCAGTAGGCCAGCCATTCAGAATGGTCTTGATTAAGGTTTGGAGGTCCTGGTCATTTGCAGTTGCGATGTGAATATCATCTAACATACGGCTTGTGATGGGTACCCTACTAATGATGCTATGAACATGAGAGTCCATGCCCTTTGAGTACTGTGGGTAACTGTTTGGCAAATGTTTGCGAGACAGCGTGTTGGCCAGTGGAATCTTGGTGCCTGGTATATAGATGACATCTAGGTCATAATTGCTTAGTTGTAACAACATCCTTTGGAGACGGGGAGGGGCAGCATGAAGAGGTTTCTTAAAGATTGGAACAAGTGGCTTATGATCTGATTGGACAGTGATATTGCGACCATAAATATAATGGTGAAAGCGCTTGCATCCAAAAACAATTGCAAAGAGCTCCTTCTCTATTTGGGCGTAATCACATTCGCTAGGAGTCAAAGATTTTGAGGCATATGCAATAGGCTTGCCTTCCTGTATTAGGGCTGCGCCAAGGCCATGTTTTGAAGCATCAACTTGGAGTACTATTGGCTTAGATGGGTTTTGGCTGCATGTGCTTCTGAAATCTCTCGTAATGGGGAACCAATTTCTTCTTATCTGTCTCACTCATATCTGTCCAGGTATCTGTAATTTCTCGTCCTCGTTCGCCAACCCATAATAATAGGTATGTGACTTTAATAGGCTCGTCTTTGGCCGCTAACGGTCCCTTGAACATAAGCTCGACTGTAGACTGGAATTTCCGCTGTTTCTGGGATATTTGAGCTATCCCACTTCTGACACCATGTAATAATTGTGTTCGTAATATGGACTGGTCTCAGACACTAAGAAGGGCCAATCTGAAACACCAATACCCAACACGTGTTCTCAGCTTCACAGCTTTTATTCCAACTCCAAAATGAGGCTGCAGTAGTTAATCAATTACAGTCAAGGGGGAGTAACTCTAaatataacaatctactttggaGAGGACCTatgcaccaagtttgatgtctgtcaaggaaagggttcttgAGCTATTGATCAGACTGCTTGATCTTCCAACCGACCAGTGCCCTGCTTATCAATACTCAAGAATTCCAAAGAACTACACAAATCAAATTTATAgagaaattaaagaaaaatttgCTGCTTTTTGATCGATTGAAATTGACAGTGTTTTATTAGAGAAATAAAGATCTTTTATATATAAGgggattaaaaatattttacacaggatatatatactttgtatttacataaaatctgGCTCCTAAAATCATGTTTGTCAACACACTCGTCATAGCCAGGAAACTATGTGCGGAGGTGAGAACACCAAGATTtctaaaaagtatgtcaaaagcattcaacatacatgtatgtaaataataaatcaatttagGGAGCAAGAAAAAGGAAGAAAGacagaaattttcatttttaaagtttttttcacCTAAGCCGTAAACTTTGGCGACACGTTGATAGTCGAGTCATgtgacatgtaaacataaacagggCTCAtgccttgttttgaaaatgaaaagtttaaatGTCTCAAATTAGTGAAATACATCTTTGCatcagtttttgaaaatttaggtTTGTTGCTCTTTCACACAAATCAAAAACTACATCatattataaatcaaatttgCACCAAAATTGTGTCCAATCCTGTTAGTATCACTATGATTTATTCCATCTCTTCTGTCATATATCTAAATTCTGAGCTGAATTGATACATGCAACTTAatagaaatacaaataaatttagaattgaatttaaaatgcataggAATAAGGTAAAAGTTTTCAATGATAccaaaacatttttatcatttcctttacATTATTATCTAAACTTGGAAGGTAATGTGGTCCTACTTTTGATAGAAAGTGAATCATCTTCacacaaggatgctttgtgcagATTTGTTGAAATTGGTCTCATGGCTCAACGTGAAATTTTGTTGCTAGACAAAACAAACTCAACATAGCCTTTCTCTACCTAGACTGTTCCAAATCAATATCCATATTCTTTAGAGTGTTAAGACTAGCAGGCAATATGATTGTCAAAATCACAAagcatgcaaatgttttcaatgcTTAATGTAAACCAACTATTTGGTTGAAACTGTCTCCCCTGATGGATGGACAGGCAGACAAACAAAGTATAAACTACTGGGTTCCTGAATTTATTCCATAAAAAGGTTTCCAATAAGGTATGTACAATTAAATACTACACACAGTCAAAGCACTAGTCCATCAGCAAGCAATGTCACATGTTTGCATGTAATTCTATACAAAAAACATAACTCTGCTGAGAAAGTTTACTACCTGATTTGTCATTCTAAATAACAATTTCACTAGTTCAACAGAAATTTGGAAGCTAGGGTCATTGGTTAGTGGTTTACTGCCGAAACATAACCGACTGTATTGTAGCCAGAGTTATGTCCCTTAAGAACAATTACGAATGAACACTAATGCTCTCATCCCAGTCGCTCTCAACAGAATAATCATCCTCTAAACATAAACTCCCCTCTCTGTTTTCTTTTGTAAATCGTATTGGTTTCCATTGTACAATTTTCATGCACCTGTACATTTCTGTGGGCACAAATATTTTGTGAGAACTCGCTGTTTCTACTTTGTTTTCAAGATCTAAAGCCATCACTCCATCCGACTCTAGAGGACTACCCACAAACAGCAAATCTGATTTAAATTTGACGACATCTTTGCATTCTTTAGCATAGCTGGACTCATAGAATTCTGATAGTTCCTGAGTTTGGGGGTTGAAATGATGAATTTTGCCATCCACCAAACTCACCACATAAATTTCGTCTCCATGCCCTACAACTCGAACATGTTCTCTTGTGAATAAGTCATTACACGTGTGAGGTACCACAGTTGTCTCCCCTGAGGAGGGATCAAAGCACTGGAAACTCTGACATAATATGTCCATATTGTCATTGAAGCCTCCAAAGATGTAAAGTTTATCACCAGAATTGATAGCAATAGCATCTTGGACTCCTTCTAAAAGTCTTCCACATTCCTTCCAAGATTTATCTGCAAAACAGTATCGATCAATTCTGGTACTGGCCTTGCATGTGATATTGTCAATCCCGCCAAAAACATACACACTGTCTTTCACTGCAATCATCCCCATGTGTTTTCTTGGCAACAATGCACAGTCTACAACCTTTTCCAGATTCAAATCCAAAAAGTCAAATACATATAGATTCCCAAAATAATCTGCCAGGAAAATAAAGGATTCTCCATAATTGCAGAACATTTTGCTAAAAGGGAGATCTGCTAGAGGAAATCCATAAGCATCAAATATTTGTAGTTTTTCAGACTCCATCATAAATACCTTAGTTGCACCTATTGTAACGAAATTCAACTCCTTATTTGGAGAACGGAGATCATATATATGTTCTATCTGAAGAGCAGGATCATCATGGTAGCTTTCCGTCAGTTGGATCATCTCTTCCAAACACTTCTGAACATTTCCCATTTCCTGGTATTTGCTTTTAATTAGGTCAGAGAATTGTTCCTGTAGGTGGCCAACAtgttctttgtggatcacttgAAAGTGAACAGTAGATAAGATTTCCATCACTTGTCGTTCATCCAAGTCGCCCATTTTGGTGGTGAGGTAGTTGAGGACAGCTACTCCTATCCAATACTCTTCAACCTGGAGATCCTTATTTTGAAGGATGGACAAAAACGTCTCAACACAGAATGCACTAAACTCCTCACATGAAGCTAAATGCACAAAGTTTGTCATGATATATTTTTCACAGCTGCTCCTCAACAAAACATATGATGGATCTTGCTGGGAGATTTCATAGTAATTGCATACCGAGTCTAGAGTAAGCTGTGTTGAGCTGATTTCTGTTTCACATATTACTTGTAAACTGTCAATCTGAAAATAAGTGGAAGCATGCAGAAGGTCTTCCCATGTATTCACAAATTCTGGATTTCCCTCTCCCAGAGTGTATATGAAAAGCAGACAGTCCTTCACAATACTTGGAGAAAAACCAATGATTTCGACTGTTTCCTGTGAACTCTCTCTCATCCCAGCAGAAAACATTCGACTGAAGAAAGGCGACATGATACTCAAGATCACCCTGTGACACTTGAAAGACTCATTTTCTACCTTCAATGTGACATCTGTGTATTCTTTCGAGTCAAAGACTCCCTTTAATCCTGTCCTTAAATCTCTCAGGATTGATGCCTCAACTCTGTACTGTTCTGTAGGCATGATGAAGGATACTTAATCCTACAAATAAATAGCACTTTATTAGGAAAGAGTCAATACCAACAATATGTAATATTCAGTAATTCTACAGCCTGGATTAAAATTATTATCaaatgaaa
This genomic window from Ostrea edulis chromosome 4, xbOstEdul1.1, whole genome shotgun sequence contains:
- the LOC125667963 gene encoding actin-binding protein IPP-like; amino-acid sequence: MPTEQYRVEASILRDLRTGLKGVFDSKEYTDVTLKVENESFKCHRVILSIMSPFFSRMFSAGMRESSQETVEIIGFSPSIVKDCLLFIYTLGEGNPEFVNTWEDLLHASTYFQIDSLQVICETEISSTQLTLDSVCNYYEISQQDPSYVLLRSSCEKYIMTNFVHLASCEEFSAFCVETFLSILQNKDLQVEEYWIGVAVLNYLTTKMGDLDERQVMEILSTVHFQVIHKEHVGHLQEQFSDLIKSKYQEMGNVQKCLEEMIQLTESYHDDPALQIEHIYDLRSPNKELNFVTIGATKVFMMESEKLQIFDAYGFPLADLPFSKMFCNYGESFIFLADYFGNLYVFDFLDLNLEKVVDCALLPRKHMGMIAVKDSVYVFGGIDNITCKASTRIDRYCFADKSWKECGRLLEGVQDAIAINSGDKLYIFGGFNDNMDILCQSFQCFDPSSGETTVVPHTCNDLFTREHVRVVGHGDEIYVVSLVDGKIHHFNPQTQELSEFYESSYAKECKDVVKFKSDLLFVGSPLESDGVMALDLENKVETASSHKIFVPTEMYRCMKIVQWKPIRFTKENREGSLCLEDDYSVESDWDESISVHS
- the LOC125669068 gene encoding uncharacterized protein K02A2.6-like; the encoded protein is MLLQLSNYDLDVIYIPGTKIPLANTLSRKHLPNSYPQYSKGMDSHVHSIISRVPITSRMLDDIHIATANDQDLQTLIKTILNGWPTERKSCDSSLIEFWNYRDELSYIDGLVLKGHKILIPRSLRNQILDSLHIGHAGVEKTLRRACTVLFWPGLHTDVQKLVSSCPQCLSYRNSNPKESLNPHPTPDYPWQVVATDLFQWDEKDYLIVVDYYSRYFEVTHLSTTTNKFIVKQMKSIFSRFGIPKKVVSDNGPQYNSSEFTNFASDYGFNHDTSSPKYPQSNGTAERTVQTIKRIFQ